From Acidobacteriota bacterium, the proteins below share one genomic window:
- a CDS encoding PadR family transcriptional regulator, whose translation MPNREPERTEVLRGTLDLMVLRTLVSLGPSHGYAIAARIEQVSDGALLLNMGTLYPGLMRLEQRGLVGAEWGTTEKNRRARFYAITAAGRRHLAAEKRDLDRMVSIIAALFEEPA comes from the coding sequence ATGCCTAACAGAGAGCCGGAACGGACCGAGGTCCTGCGTGGCACCCTCGACCTGATGGTGCTGCGGACGCTGGTTTCGCTCGGCCCGTCGCATGGCTACGCGATCGCCGCGCGGATCGAGCAGGTTTCTGATGGCGCCCTCCTCCTCAACATGGGCACGCTCTACCCCGGCCTGATGCGGCTGGAGCAGCGCGGCCTCGTCGGGGCGGAGTGGGGCACGACGGAGAAGAACCGGCGTGCCCGGTTCTACGCGATCACCGCCGCCGGACGACGTCACCTGGCCGCGGAGAAGCGCGACCTCGACCGCATGGTGTCGATCATCGCCGCGCTGTTCGAGGAACCGGCTTGA
- a CDS encoding ABC transporter permease codes for MHGNREEHPMAKPSPLRQDTSEADERVVHSGAALEQVFQDIRFGLRLLRREPGFAATTVLTLTLAIGATTTIFSIVDAVLLQPPPFPEPDRLVTLWQTDPNSGNRPVEPAPANFLDWREQAASFEQVAAIEPFSFDFTGDGAPEVFYASLVTEGFFDALGVGAAHGRTFLPDEFQPGSGVVVLTHGFWQRRFGGDAGILGRSLTLDAQPYTVVGILAPDFALGLERGRGERDLYVPKAIAEYETFIRSSGWWHVIARVRPEVTLGAAQAEMDAISVRLAADYPRTNTDVGARVVPLHTRQVEGVRPALLLLWGGVALVLLIACVNVANLMLARCTRRAQEFTIRTAVGGGRGRLLRQLLTESVVIAALGGIGGVALTVYALDAIVALMPADVPRLAQIAVDGRILAFAVGLVAATAVAFGLAPALQMFRQDVAGLLRAQRAGATVVQQRVRRLLVAAEVALALVLLVGAGLLLQSFGRLVNVDLGFAPGNTVALQVFAWNRQAEDEARVNFFRETLREIRAVPGVAAAAAISSFPLGLVDMTTETPFTIHDRPPPPLGEEPTTAVSQVTPGYFEAMRIPFRAGRRFDDRDDAERPGVAVINGTLARRHWPDTDPLLQRLTVEVFGQPFEVEIVGVVAATRAGGFDSQQRPEVFLPHAQSGASGSMTYVVRTAGDPAASLSAIQEAVWAVDPLQAFYSVATVEQLLSDTLAARRFTTTLLALFAMAALTLAGLGIYGVIAVATAQRTREIGLRLAMGARPFDVVRMVVVGALVLAASGIVFGVVATVWTSQFLTSLLFEVAPTDVTTLAGVAALLLLVGASAAWLPARRAARVDPLVALRTE; via the coding sequence ATGCACGGTAACCGAGAGGAGCATCCAATGGCCAAGCCATCGCCCCTGCGGCAGGACACGTCGGAGGCTGACGAGCGGGTGGTCCACTCCGGCGCCGCACTGGAGCAGGTCTTCCAGGACATCCGCTTCGGCCTGCGGCTGCTGCGCCGGGAGCCCGGCTTCGCGGCGACGACGGTCCTGACCCTGACGCTTGCGATCGGCGCGACGACGACCATCTTCTCGATCGTCGACGCGGTGCTGCTGCAGCCGCCGCCGTTTCCGGAACCGGACCGGTTGGTGACGTTGTGGCAGACGGATCCGAACAGCGGCAACCGACCGGTGGAACCGGCGCCGGCGAACTTCCTGGACTGGCGCGAGCAGGCGGCGAGCTTCGAGCAGGTAGCGGCGATCGAGCCGTTCTCGTTCGACTTCACCGGCGACGGCGCGCCCGAGGTGTTCTACGCGTCACTGGTTACGGAAGGGTTCTTCGACGCGCTGGGCGTCGGCGCCGCCCACGGCCGGACGTTTCTTCCCGACGAGTTCCAGCCGGGCAGCGGCGTCGTCGTCCTGACGCACGGATTCTGGCAACGCCGCTTCGGCGGTGACGCAGGGATCCTCGGCCGGTCGCTGACGCTGGATGCGCAACCGTACACGGTGGTCGGCATCCTGGCGCCGGACTTCGCGCTCGGTCTCGAACGCGGCCGCGGCGAGCGCGACCTCTACGTGCCCAAGGCCATCGCCGAGTACGAGACCTTCATCCGGAGCAGCGGCTGGTGGCACGTGATCGCGCGGGTCCGGCCGGAGGTCACTCTCGGGGCGGCGCAGGCGGAGATGGACGCGATATCCGTCAGGCTCGCGGCCGACTACCCGCGCACCAACACGGACGTCGGCGCGCGCGTCGTCCCGCTCCATACGCGCCAAGTCGAAGGGGTGCGGCCGGCGCTGCTGCTGCTGTGGGGCGGGGTGGCGCTGGTCCTGCTGATCGCCTGCGTCAACGTGGCGAACCTGATGCTGGCGCGCTGCACGCGGCGGGCGCAGGAGTTCACGATCCGGACCGCGGTGGGCGGCGGGCGCGGCCGCCTGTTGCGGCAACTGCTGACCGAGAGCGTGGTGATCGCGGCGCTGGGCGGTATCGGCGGCGTTGCGCTGACCGTCTACGCGCTGGATGCAATCGTGGCGTTGATGCCCGCGGATGTACCGCGGCTGGCGCAGATCGCGGTCGACGGACGCATCCTCGCGTTCGCAGTCGGCCTCGTCGCGGCCACCGCGGTGGCGTTCGGACTCGCTCCCGCCCTCCAGATGTTCCGGCAGGACGTCGCCGGCCTGCTGCGGGCCCAGCGTGCCGGCGCGACCGTCGTCCAGCAACGGGTGCGGCGGCTGCTGGTGGCGGCCGAGGTCGCCCTGGCGCTGGTGCTGCTGGTCGGTGCGGGTCTGCTCCTGCAGAGCTTCGGGCGGCTGGTGAACGTGGACCTGGGCTTCGCGCCGGGGAACACGGTTGCGCTGCAGGTGTTCGCCTGGAACCGTCAGGCCGAGGACGAGGCGCGCGTGAACTTCTTCCGCGAGACACTGCGGGAGATCCGTGCCGTGCCGGGCGTGGCCGCCGCCGCCGCCATTTCGTCCTTCCCGCTGGGCCTGGTCGATATGACAACCGAGACACCGTTCACGATTCACGATCGGCCCCCTCCGCCGCTGGGCGAAGAGCCGACGACGGCGGTCTCGCAGGTGACTCCCGGCTACTTCGAGGCGATGCGGATCCCGTTTCGCGCCGGCCGGCGGTTCGACGACCGCGACGATGCGGAACGACCGGGCGTCGCCGTGATCAACGGGACGCTGGCGCGGCGGCACTGGCCGGACACGGACCCGCTCCTGCAACGGCTGACGGTGGAGGTATTCGGACAGCCGTTCGAGGTGGAGATCGTCGGCGTGGTGGCCGCGACTCGCGCAGGGGGGTTCGACAGCCAGCAGCGTCCGGAGGTTTTCCTCCCGCACGCGCAGAGCGGCGCGAGCGGGTCGATGACGTACGTGGTGCGCACGGCGGGGGATCCGGCAGCGAGCCTGTCGGCGATTCAGGAGGCTGTCTGGGCAGTGGATCCGCTCCAGGCCTTCTACAGCGTCGCCACCGTCGAGCAGCTTCTGTCGGATACGCTCGCGGCGCGGCGATTCACTACGACGCTGCTGGCGCTGTTCGCGATGGCGGCGCTGACGCTTGCCGGGCTCGGCATCTATGGCGTGATCGCAGTGGCGACCGCGCAGCGGACGCGTGAGATCGGCCTGCGCCTGGCCATGGGCGCGCGGCCGTTCGACGTGGTGCGCATGGTGGTCGTCGGGGCGCTCGTTCTGGCCGCATCGGGCATCGTATTCGGTGTGGTTGCGACAGTCTGGACCTCGCAGTTTCTCACGAGCCTGCTGTTCGAGGTCGCACCCACGGATGTCACGACGCTGGCCGGCGTCGCCGCGCTGCTCCTGCTCGTGGGTGCTTCGGCCGCGTGGCTTCCCGCGCGACGCGCCGCCCGGGTGGATCCGCTCGTCGCGCTCCGTACGGAGTGA
- a CDS encoding ABC transporter permease: MTVFRERWRRLWGAIWRNPADHDLERELRFHLEQAEEELRAKGHSPAEAARMARVRLGGVPQTMEVLRDQRGVPWLDDLRIDLRIGLRGLARQPGFTATAVLTLSIGIGATAAVATVANPMFFQPLPVPDPEELVAITQLDEHTSVFPHPLSYPEYLDYRERNDVFEGLAAHAVAEELLSIEGRAAERIQIEYVSDNYFDVLQLNAVLGRTFLPGEGRRPGDAPFVVLSHHAWRSRFGADPAVIGQVVRLGPANMTVIGIMPEDFIGTFGLVPTELFVPATAGALVEPGWTDLFTDRLEEMFAMTGRLRPGVTLGEAAAQLDVLADALAAEHPDASAHTELYVIAERYARPEPGAARHTAPLVSVVMGLAALVLLVAMANVGTLLVARGVERRQEMALRAGLGATRRRLVRQLVTESVLLALAGGVGGGIVAVWAADLVVAWFATAVGLELLRPDYLVDWRVFGFIATTAMAAGVLTGLAPALRSTRIELARAIGSGGRNAGGSVSGRRLTNGLVVLQVAVSMLLLVCAGLFVQSGRKASAIDFGFRTDALLVLSVDPLGQGYDREQARMLYRDILEDVVALPGVESASWARRAPLSPGPNRGNVFTLDGGTAPEPDAARVSLNYVDSGFFDTVDIPVLRGRGFREEDVAGDRLVALVSERAARQLWPGQDAIGRRIVNGFLGGAPFEVIGVVRDAHMSPTSPFDRPPFVLYPFEFRPPRGRATLHVHTEEPLSAALPAVADTIRRHDPTLAILDAGGMNDVLHSKPMLVIVRLGAALVGSFGLLGLLLAAVGLYGVVSHAVAQRKQEFGIRSALGATSAAIIRLALGRGVVLSILGLALGAVAASGLARLTAGFLVGVTPGDPAVFGIAGLLLAGIALLACLVPSRRAAKADPLATLRAG, translated from the coding sequence ATGACCGTCTTTCGCGAGCGCTGGCGTCGCCTGTGGGGCGCCATCTGGCGCAACCCGGCCGATCACGATCTCGAGCGCGAGCTGCGCTTTCATCTCGAGCAGGCCGAGGAGGAGCTTCGTGCGAAGGGCCACTCGCCGGCCGAGGCCGCGCGGATGGCGCGCGTACGGCTGGGCGGTGTTCCCCAGACGATGGAGGTGCTGCGCGACCAGCGCGGCGTGCCGTGGCTCGACGACCTGCGGATCGATCTGCGGATCGGCCTGCGCGGCCTGGCGCGGCAACCCGGTTTCACCGCGACGGCGGTGCTGACGCTGTCGATCGGCATCGGAGCCACCGCGGCGGTCGCCACCGTGGCGAACCCGATGTTCTTTCAACCCCTGCCGGTGCCCGATCCCGAAGAGCTCGTGGCCATCACGCAGCTCGACGAGCATACGTCGGTCTTCCCGCACCCACTGTCCTACCCGGAGTACCTCGACTACCGGGAGCGCAACGACGTCTTCGAAGGTCTGGCCGCGCACGCCGTGGCGGAAGAGCTGCTGTCGATCGAGGGTCGCGCGGCGGAGCGGATCCAGATCGAGTACGTCAGCGACAACTACTTCGACGTACTGCAGTTGAACGCCGTGCTCGGCCGCACGTTCCTCCCCGGGGAAGGGCGCCGTCCCGGCGATGCGCCGTTCGTCGTCCTGTCGCACCACGCCTGGCGGTCGCGGTTCGGCGCCGACCCGGCTGTCATCGGACAGGTCGTGCGCCTCGGGCCGGCGAACATGACCGTCATCGGGATCATGCCGGAGGACTTCATCGGGACCTTCGGCCTCGTGCCTACCGAGCTCTTCGTCCCCGCCACCGCGGGCGCGCTCGTCGAACCGGGGTGGACGGACCTGTTCACCGACCGGCTCGAGGAGATGTTCGCGATGACCGGACGCCTCCGACCCGGCGTGACGCTCGGCGAGGCGGCCGCCCAGCTCGACGTCCTTGCCGACGCGCTGGCTGCGGAGCATCCGGATGCGAGCGCCCACACCGAGCTCTACGTCATCGCCGAGCGTTACGCGCGACCGGAGCCCGGCGCGGCGCGCCACACGGCGCCCCTGGTGAGCGTCGTCATGGGCCTCGCGGCGCTCGTGCTGCTGGTTGCCATGGCGAACGTCGGGACGCTGCTGGTCGCGCGCGGTGTGGAACGACGGCAGGAGATGGCCCTGCGGGCGGGACTCGGCGCCACGAGGCGGCGGCTGGTGCGGCAACTGGTCACCGAGAGCGTGCTGCTGGCGCTGGCGGGCGGCGTCGGGGGCGGGATCGTCGCGGTGTGGGCCGCCGATCTCGTCGTCGCCTGGTTCGCCACGGCCGTGGGACTGGAGCTGTTGCGACCCGACTACCTCGTTGACTGGCGGGTGTTCGGGTTCATCGCAACGACGGCCATGGCGGCTGGGGTGCTCACCGGACTCGCGCCGGCGTTGCGCTCGACGCGGATCGAGCTGGCGCGCGCAATCGGCTCCGGCGGCCGTAACGCCGGCGGATCCGTCTCGGGGCGGCGGCTGACGAACGGGCTCGTCGTGCTCCAGGTCGCCGTTTCCATGCTGTTGCTGGTCTGCGCCGGCCTCTTCGTCCAGAGCGGCAGAAAGGCCAGCGCGATCGACTTCGGTTTTCGGACCGACGCTCTGCTGGTGCTGTCGGTCGATCCCCTCGGCCAGGGGTACGACCGGGAGCAGGCTCGAATGCTCTACCGGGACATCCTGGAAGATGTCGTCGCCCTGCCCGGTGTTGAATCGGCGAGTTGGGCCCGCCGGGCCCCGCTGTCGCCGGGCCCGAATCGGGGCAACGTGTTCACCCTGGACGGCGGCACGGCGCCGGAGCCAGACGCCGCGCGGGTCTCCCTCAACTACGTGGACTCGGGCTTCTTCGACACCGTGGACATCCCCGTGCTCCGGGGGCGCGGTTTTCGCGAGGAAGACGTGGCGGGCGACCGGCTGGTGGCTCTGGTCAGTGAACGCGCGGCAAGACAACTGTGGCCGGGACAGGACGCGATCGGGCGGCGGATCGTCAACGGCTTCCTCGGCGGCGCACCGTTCGAAGTGATCGGCGTGGTGCGCGACGCGCACATGTCCCCCACGTCGCCGTTCGACCGGCCGCCGTTCGTCCTCTACCCGTTCGAGTTCCGCCCCCCGCGGGGGAGGGCCACGCTGCACGTGCACACCGAGGAACCGCTGAGCGCCGCGCTCCCGGCGGTCGCGGACACCATTCGCCGGCACGACCCGACCCTGGCGATCCTGGACGCCGGCGGCATGAACGACGTGCTGCACTCGAAGCCCATGCTGGTGATCGTGCGCCTGGGCGCCGCGCTGGTCGGGTCGTTCGGCCTGCTGGGTCTGCTGCTCGCCGCCGTCGGACTCTACGGCGTCGTGTCGCATGCAGTGGCTCAGCGGAAGCAGGAGTTCGGCATCCGATCCGCCCTGGGTGCGACCTCGGCGGCCATCATCCGGCTCGCGCTTGGGCGGGGCGTCGTGCTGTCGATACTGGGACTGGCCCTCGGCGCGGTCGCAGCGTCCGGCCTGGCCCGACTCACCGCGGGTTTTCTCGTCGGCGTCACGCCGGGCGACCCCGCGGTGTTCGGCATCGCGGGCCTTCTGCTGGCAGGTATCGCTCTGCTTGCGTGTCTGGTCCCGTCCCGGCGCGCGGCGAAGGCGGATCCGCTCGCGACGCTGCGGGCCGGGTAG
- a CDS encoding PadR family transcriptional regulator, with product MPGDTPMSRTDLMRGTLDLLILRALTTGPDHGLGIARRVEQLTQGAFRVNPGSLFPALHRLAQKGWLTAEWGRSETNRKAKYYELTPAGRHQLEAEARNWKRISVAIDLALDTA from the coding sequence ATGCCAGGAGACACGCCGATGTCCCGGACCGACCTCATGCGCGGCACGCTCGACCTGCTGATTCTCCGTGCGCTCACGACGGGGCCGGACCACGGCCTCGGGATCGCGCGGCGGGTGGAGCAGCTCACGCAGGGTGCGTTCCGCGTCAACCCCGGCTCGCTCTTTCCGGCCCTGCACCGCCTCGCGCAGAAGGGCTGGCTGACGGCCGAGTGGGGGCGCTCGGAGACCAACCGGAAGGCGAAGTACTACGAGCTGACCCCGGCCGGCCGGCACCAGTTGGAAGCCGAGGCGCGCAACTGGAAGCGCATCTCGGTGGCCATCGACCTGGCGTTGGACACCGCGTAG
- a CDS encoding PadR family transcriptional regulator, protein MGRKSGPELLPGTLDLLILQTLAAGSQHGYGIAHHLKTVSDDVLQVGESSLYPALQRLLLNGWVEAAWGTSENNRRARFYSLTAAGREQLTHKRDEFDRIIFAIHRVLEAT, encoded by the coding sequence ATGGGAAGAAAGAGCGGACCCGAACTGCTCCCCGGCACCCTCGACCTGCTGATCCTGCAGACGCTCGCCGCCGGCTCACAGCACGGCTACGGCATCGCCCACCACCTGAAGACCGTCTCCGACGATGTGCTGCAGGTCGGCGAGAGCTCGCTCTATCCCGCGCTGCAGCGGCTCCTGCTGAACGGGTGGGTAGAGGCCGCCTGGGGCACGTCCGAGAACAACCGGCGCGCGCGGTTCTACTCGTTGACCGCGGCCGGCCGGGAGCAATTGACGCACAAGCGCGACGAGTTCGACCGGATCATCTTCGCCATCCACCGCGTGCTCGAAGCGACGTAG
- a CDS encoding PadR family transcriptional regulator — translation MSKPSNLVQGTLDLLILKILDLEPRSGWAIGQRLKQISNDALQVSDGSLYPALHKLEQQGWISAEWRNTENNRRAKIYSLTPPGRRYLRQEAANWERLSQAITHVVRLTEA, via the coding sequence ATGAGCAAGCCATCGAACCTTGTCCAGGGAACCCTGGATCTTCTGATTCTGAAGATCCTCGACCTGGAGCCGCGGAGCGGATGGGCCATCGGCCAGCGCCTGAAGCAGATCTCCAACGACGCGCTGCAGGTGAGCGACGGCTCGCTCTACCCGGCGCTGCACAAGCTGGAGCAGCAGGGCTGGATCAGCGCGGAGTGGCGGAACACCGAGAACAACCGGCGCGCGAAGATCTACTCGTTGACGCCGCCCGGGCGCCGCTACCTCCGGCAGGAGGCCGCGAACTGGGAGCGGCTGTCGCAGGCCATCACCCACGTCGTGCGCCTGACCGAGGCGTGA
- a CDS encoding ABC transporter permease has translation MPWERWLYAWRARLRALLDGGRADRELDDELQHHVALEIEARCARGVPRAEARRQALAALGGLTSTREQVRASRFGASLEAGLRDVRHGVRLLRRHPGFTAATVLTLTLSIGATTAIFSVVDAVLLQPPAFSDPERLVTLWQTDPDDGNRPVPVGPADFLHWRDRVRSFERVAAIEPWSLDFTGAGEPEITGWLVTDGFFEMLGVNAAHGRTVLPDEYLSGSGVIVLTDGLWQRRFGGEADIIGRSLVLEGESYTVIGVLDPDFELGLERGREERDFFLPKTFSEYEISSRGPGWWRVMGRLRSEVTLAEAQAEMDAVATRLAEEHPRTNANVGARVIPLQTWQVGAVRPSLLLLQGAVLFVLLIACVNVANLMLARCTRRAPEFAVRMAVGGGRGRLLRQLLTESAVIGALGGAGGFALATASIEAITAFMPADVPRLGQVAVNPRLLGFAVGLVGVTTLACGMTPALHVVRQNVHDLLRGHRTGGNAVQQLLRRALVATEVALALVLLVGAGLLVQSFVRLVNIDLGFVPANTVTLQVFHYRDDGLAGTANFFRDTLDGIRALPGVTGAGAVSAFPLGLADLTRESLLQLQDRAPSPPGEEPSTAVAAATPGYLKALGIPLRAGRWFDARDDAEQPAVVVINEALAQQHWPDTDPLGRRVSLFVAFRGRTDAEIVGVVGAIRPGGYSTSRRPELFVPHAQAPDGSMTYAVRTAGDPTASVAAIQDVVWDADPLQTFYSVATVEQLLSDTLAARRFTTTLLTLFGVAALVLATLGIYGVIAVVTAQRTREIGLRLAMGAEPRHVVGMVVRGAIGLAAAGVAVGLVASLLVSRSLTSLLVDVAPFDAATLAGVSVLLFLVAAGAAYVPARRAARVDPLAALRMD, from the coding sequence ATGCCCTGGGAGCGCTGGCTGTACGCGTGGCGAGCCCGGCTGCGGGCGCTTCTCGACGGCGGCCGGGCGGACCGTGAGCTCGACGACGAACTGCAGCATCACGTCGCCCTGGAGATCGAAGCCCGTTGCGCGCGGGGCGTTCCGCGCGCCGAGGCCCGCCGGCAGGCACTGGCGGCCCTCGGCGGCCTGACGTCGACCAGGGAACAGGTCCGCGCGTCGCGTTTCGGGGCGTCTCTGGAGGCGGGGCTCCGGGACGTCCGCCACGGTGTGCGGCTGCTGCGCCGGCATCCCGGTTTCACGGCGGCCACGGTGCTGACCCTGACGCTGTCGATCGGCGCGACCACGGCCATCTTCTCCGTCGTCGACGCCGTGCTGCTCCAGCCGCCCGCCTTCTCCGACCCGGAGCGCCTCGTAACGCTCTGGCAGACCGATCCGGACGACGGGAACCGTCCTGTGCCGGTCGGTCCGGCGGATTTCCTGCACTGGCGAGATCGGGTCCGGAGTTTCGAACGCGTGGCGGCGATAGAACCGTGGTCGCTCGATTTCACTGGCGCAGGCGAGCCGGAGATCACCGGATGGCTTGTCACAGACGGCTTCTTCGAGATGCTGGGCGTCAACGCCGCCCACGGGCGCACGGTCCTGCCCGACGAGTACCTGTCGGGCAGCGGCGTCATCGTCCTGACGGACGGTCTGTGGCAGCGCCGCTTCGGGGGCGAGGCCGACATCATCGGGCGCTCGCTCGTGCTGGAAGGAGAGTCCTACACCGTGATCGGCGTGCTCGATCCGGACTTCGAGCTGGGCCTCGAGCGCGGCCGGGAGGAACGCGATTTCTTCCTGCCGAAGACGTTCTCGGAGTACGAGATCTCGAGCCGAGGCCCCGGCTGGTGGCGCGTGATGGGACGGCTGCGCTCGGAGGTGACGCTCGCCGAAGCCCAGGCGGAGATGGACGCCGTCGCGACCCGGCTCGCTGAAGAGCACCCGCGTACGAACGCGAATGTCGGCGCTCGAGTAATCCCGCTGCAGACGTGGCAGGTCGGAGCGGTGCGGCCGAGTCTGCTGCTGCTGCAGGGTGCGGTGCTGTTCGTCCTGCTGATAGCGTGCGTCAACGTCGCGAACCTGATGCTGGCCCGCTGCACGCGACGCGCTCCGGAGTTTGCGGTGCGGATGGCGGTCGGCGGCGGACGCGGCCGCCTGCTGCGGCAACTGTTGACCGAGAGCGCCGTGATCGGGGCCCTGGGCGGCGCCGGCGGCTTCGCCTTGGCTACCGCCTCGATCGAGGCGATCACCGCGTTCATGCCGGCCGACGTGCCGCGTCTGGGGCAGGTGGCCGTGAATCCGCGGCTCCTCGGTTTCGCCGTCGGCCTCGTCGGGGTGACGACTCTGGCGTGCGGGATGACGCCCGCTCTGCACGTGGTCCGGCAGAACGTGCACGACCTGCTCCGCGGACACCGCACCGGCGGCAACGCGGTACAGCAGCTGCTGCGCAGGGCACTGGTGGCGACGGAAGTCGCCCTGGCGCTGGTGCTGCTCGTCGGCGCGGGCCTGCTCGTGCAGAGCTTCGTGCGCCTGGTGAACATCGACTTGGGCTTTGTTCCGGCGAACACCGTGACGCTGCAGGTGTTTCACTATCGCGACGACGGGCTGGCGGGCACCGCCAACTTCTTCCGCGATACCCTCGATGGCATCCGCGCGCTGCCGGGTGTTACCGGCGCGGGGGCGGTATCGGCCTTCCCGCTGGGATTGGCGGACCTCACGCGAGAGAGTCTGCTGCAGCTTCAAGACCGGGCGCCGTCCCCACCGGGAGAGGAGCCGTCGACCGCCGTGGCCGCCGCGACCCCGGGATACCTCAAGGCGCTGGGCATTCCGTTGCGGGCGGGGCGCTGGTTCGACGCGCGTGACGACGCCGAACAGCCGGCCGTGGTCGTAATCAACGAGGCGCTGGCGCAGCAGCATTGGCCGGATACGGACCCGCTTGGCCGGCGCGTGTCCCTGTTTGTGGCCTTCAGGGGACGGACCGACGCGGAGATCGTCGGCGTCGTTGGCGCCATCCGCCCCGGGGGTTACAGCACATCCCGGCGTCCAGAGTTGTTCGTCCCGCACGCCCAGGCCCCGGACGGCTCGATGACCTACGCCGTGCGTACCGCCGGGGATCCGACGGCCAGCGTCGCCGCGATCCAGGACGTCGTCTGGGACGCCGACCCGTTGCAGACCTTCTACAGCGTCGCCACCGTCGAACAACTCCTGTCGGACACGCTTGCGGCGCGCCGGTTCACCACGACCTTGCTCACTCTGTTCGGCGTGGCGGCTCTCGTGCTGGCCACCCTCGGCATCTACGGCGTGATCGCGGTCGTCACGGCGCAACGGACCCGCGAAATCGGCCTGCGTCTGGCGATGGGCGCCGAGCCGCGCCACGTCGTGGGGATGGTCGTCCGCGGGGCGATCGGACTGGCCGCCGCGGGCGTCGCGGTCGGGCTGGTGGCGTCCCTGCTCGTCTCGCGCTCCCTCACCAGCCTGCTCGTCGATGTCGCGCCATTCGACGCCGCGACGCTGGCCGGCGTGTCGGTACTGCTCTTTCTGGTAGCCGCCGGGGCCGCATACGTACCCGCTCGGCGGGCCGCCCGCGTGGACCCTCTCGCCGCCCTGCGGATGGACTAG
- a CDS encoding PadR family transcriptional regulator has product MAERNPEMLRGTVELLILTTLRGGPRHGFGIARWLETTSDDALQLEEGSLYPALHRMERRGWLESEWGISDNNRKVKLYRLTSRGRARLQSETEGWAAFAAAIGRVLRAAEAV; this is encoded by the coding sequence ATGGCCGAGCGGAATCCGGAGATGTTGCGCGGCACGGTCGAGTTGCTGATCCTGACGACGCTGCGCGGCGGACCTCGACATGGCTTCGGCATCGCGCGCTGGCTGGAAACGACCTCGGACGACGCGCTGCAACTCGAGGAGGGCTCGCTCTACCCGGCGCTCCATCGCATGGAGAGGCGCGGTTGGCTGGAATCCGAGTGGGGAATCTCGGACAACAACCGGAAGGTGAAGCTGTACCGCTTGACGTCCCGCGGCCGGGCTCGACTGCAGAGCGAGACCGAAGGGTGGGCGGCGTTCGCGGCGGCCATCGGCAGGGTGCTGCGGGCGGCCGAGGCTGTCTGA